The following coding sequences lie in one Lelliottia jeotgali genomic window:
- a CDS encoding Flagellar hook-associated protein FlgK codes for MSSLINSAMSGLSAAQSALNTVSNNISSYNVAGYTRQTTVLGASNSTLTGGGWVGNGVYVSGVQREYDSFITNQLRAAQTQSSGLTTRYQQMSKIDDVLSDTTNSLSTTLQGFFTSLQTLASNAEDPAARQTVLGKADGLVNQFKTTDQYLRDQDKQVNTAISTSVDQINNYAKQIANLNDQISRLTGVGAGSSPNNLLDQRDQLVSELNQIVGVEVAVQDGGTYNVSFGNGYNLVQGSTANQLAAVPSSADPTRTTVAFVDSVAGNIEIPEKVLNTGSLGGLLTFRSEDLDKARNTLNQLALSFADALNQQHAKGFDANGDAGGKMFDFGSPAVIGNSKNSVPGATVGATIADSTKVQATDYKLEFNGTDWTVTRTSDKTSFTATPDGSGNMTFDGITVNVSGSAATKDSFTVKPVVDAIVNMDLLISDESKLAMAGSATGGESDNVNGKALVALQNSKVVGGNKTFNDSYASLVSTVGSTTASLKTSAATKNNVVTQLSNQQQSISGVNLDEEYGNLQRFQQYYLANAQVLQTASTLFDALINIR; via the coding sequence ATGTCCAGTTTGATTAACAGCGCCATGAGTGGCCTCAGTGCGGCACAGTCGGCACTGAATACCGTGAGTAACAACATTTCCAGTTATAACGTGGCCGGGTATACCCGCCAGACCACGGTGCTGGGTGCATCGAACAGTACGTTGACCGGCGGCGGCTGGGTGGGTAATGGTGTTTACGTTTCCGGCGTGCAGCGTGAGTATGATTCGTTCATCACTAACCAGCTGCGTGCGGCACAGACCCAGAGCAGCGGCTTGACCACGCGTTATCAGCAGATGTCGAAAATTGACGATGTGCTGTCTGATACCACCAATTCCCTTTCCACAACGTTGCAAGGCTTCTTTACCAGCCTGCAAACGTTGGCCAGCAACGCCGAAGATCCGGCTGCGCGTCAGACCGTACTCGGTAAGGCTGACGGTCTGGTGAATCAGTTCAAGACTACCGACCAGTATCTGCGCGACCAGGATAAGCAGGTGAATACCGCTATCTCGACCAGCGTCGATCAGATCAACAATTATGCCAAACAGATTGCTAATCTGAACGACCAGATTTCACGTCTGACTGGCGTCGGGGCTGGCTCCTCTCCTAACAATTTGCTCGATCAGCGCGATCAACTGGTGAGCGAACTGAATCAGATTGTAGGTGTGGAAGTTGCCGTTCAGGACGGCGGGACTTACAACGTTTCATTCGGTAATGGTTACAACCTGGTGCAGGGCAGCACGGCAAATCAGCTCGCGGCTGTTCCATCGAGTGCTGACCCAACACGTACTACCGTGGCGTTTGTCGATTCTGTCGCGGGTAATATCGAGATTCCCGAGAAGGTGCTGAACACCGGCTCATTGGGCGGTCTGTTAACGTTCCGCTCGGAAGATCTGGATAAAGCACGTAATACGCTGAACCAACTGGCACTCTCTTTTGCGGATGCATTGAACCAACAGCATGCTAAAGGGTTTGATGCTAACGGCGATGCGGGCGGCAAGATGTTCGATTTCGGCTCTCCGGCCGTCATTGGTAACAGCAAAAACAGCGTACCAGGTGCAACCGTCGGGGCTACCATTGCGGACAGCACTAAAGTTCAGGCGACAGATTACAAGCTCGAATTTAACGGTACCGACTGGACCGTCACCCGTACTTCTGACAAAACGTCATTCACGGCGACGCCAGACGGCAGCGGGAATATGACCTTCGACGGTATTACCGTGAACGTCAGTGGTTCTGCGGCAACCAAAGACAGCTTCACGGTAAAACCGGTTGTCGATGCTATCGTCAATATGGATCTCCTTATCAGCGATGAATCCAAACTGGCAATGGCCGGTTCAGCGACGGGTGGCGAAAGCGATAACGTCAACGGTAAAGCATTGGTTGCTTTGCAAAACAGCAAAGTAGTTGGCGGCAATAAGACCTTCAACGACTCTTATGCTTCGCTGGTCAGCACCGTCGGCAGCACGACCGCATCACTGAAAACCAGTGCCGCAACCAAAAATAACGTGGTGACGCAGTTGAGCAATCAGCAGCAGTCGATCTCCGGGGTGAACCTCGACGAAGAGTACGGCAACTTGCAACGTTTCCAGCAGTATTACCTCGCGAATGCGCAGGTGCTGCAAACGGCCAGTACGCTCTTCGATGCGTTAATTAATATTCGCTAA
- a CDS encoding Flagellar hook-associated protein FlgL: MRISTQMMYQQNMRGITDSQSKWLGYGEQMSTGKRVNRPSDDPIAASQAVVLSQAQAQNSQFALARTFATQKVSLEENVLGQVTTAIQSAQEKIVNAGNGTLSDVDRASLATDLQGIRDQLLNLANSADGNGRYIFAGFKTDTAPFDQTDGSYNGGDTAITQQVDSARNMQVSHTGSDVFDKFTSNAKPEPAGSTQETNLFKILDSAIAALNTPIEGDQTKADDFTASIDKANRGLSNSLDNVLTVRADLGTKLTELDKLDALGDDRALGQTQQMSDLVDVDWNSAISSYTMQQAALQASYKAFSDMQGMSLFQLNK, encoded by the coding sequence ATGCGCATTAGCACCCAAATGATGTACCAGCAAAATATGCGTGGGATCACGGATTCCCAAAGCAAATGGCTGGGTTATGGCGAACAGATGTCCACCGGAAAACGTGTGAATCGCCCGTCTGACGACCCGATCGCGGCGTCACAAGCGGTGGTGCTGTCCCAGGCACAGGCACAGAATAGTCAGTTTGCCCTGGCACGCACTTTTGCAACTCAGAAAGTGTCGCTGGAAGAGAACGTATTAGGTCAGGTGACGACCGCCATTCAATCTGCACAAGAGAAAATTGTGAACGCAGGAAACGGTACGTTGAGTGACGTTGACCGCGCTTCACTGGCGACCGATCTGCAGGGTATTCGCGACCAACTGCTCAATCTGGCTAACAGCGCTGATGGGAATGGTCGTTATATCTTCGCCGGTTTTAAAACTGACACAGCGCCATTTGATCAGACCGACGGCTCTTACAACGGCGGCGACACGGCGATTACTCAGCAGGTTGATTCTGCCCGTAATATGCAGGTCAGCCATACCGGTTCCGATGTGTTTGATAAATTTACCAGCAACGCGAAGCCAGAGCCTGCAGGAAGTACGCAGGAAACCAATTTGTTCAAAATTCTGGATTCCGCCATTGCTGCGCTGAATACGCCAATTGAAGGCGATCAAACAAAAGCCGATGACTTCACGGCAAGTATTGATAAGGCCAACCGTGGTCTGAGTAATTCGCTGGACAACGTACTGACGGTGCGTGCGGATTTGGGTACTAAGTTGACCGAACTCGATAAGTTAGATGCGTTGGGTGATGACCGTGCGCTGGGCCAAACTCAGCAGATGAGCGACCTGGTTGATGTTGACTGGAACTCGGCGATTTCGTCTTACACCATGCAGCAAGCGGCGCTTCAGGCATCCTATAAAGCATTCAGCGATATGCAGGGAATGTCTCTGTTCCAGCTTAACAAGTAA
- a CDS encoding MFS permease protein, which translates to MNTTTITQTTSRWVVFILAIGAGFSVASIYYAQPLLPLMGADLHLSIEGMGMVPTLTQAGYALGILFLLPLGDRHDRRTLILIKSAALALFLLGCSVTGQLHSLLLASLMIGMAATMAQDIVPAAAILAPEGKQGKTVGTVMTGLLLGILLSRTVSGVVGEAFGWRVMYQLAAVSIAFIGVVMWAVLPRFTIHSTLSYPALMRSMEHLWRRYPALRRAALAQGFLSISFSAFWSTLAVMLLERYHLGSAVAGGFGVAGAAGALAAPLAGNLADKLGAGKVTQLGATLVTVSFALMFLMPAVGTHGQLVLIAISAVGFDLGLQSSLVAHQNLVYSLEPQARGRLNALLFTVVFIGMALGSALGSKVYAVAGWQGVVALATVCGAIALIIRLIENARVMAMQVQNL; encoded by the coding sequence ATGAACACAACCACTATCACTCAGACCACCAGCCGCTGGGTTGTTTTTATCCTTGCGATTGGCGCAGGATTCAGCGTTGCATCCATTTATTATGCTCAACCGCTTTTACCCTTAATGGGCGCCGATCTGCACTTGAGTATTGAGGGTATGGGGATGGTCCCGACGCTGACACAGGCGGGTTATGCGCTGGGTATATTGTTTCTCCTGCCGCTGGGCGACCGTCACGATCGCCGGACGTTAATTCTTATCAAAAGTGCCGCGCTGGCGCTCTTTCTTCTCGGCTGTAGTGTGACCGGACAACTCCATTCGCTGTTGCTGGCAAGCTTGATGATCGGCATGGCTGCGACAATGGCGCAGGATATTGTCCCCGCCGCAGCCATTCTTGCTCCGGAGGGCAAACAGGGAAAAACCGTCGGCACGGTCATGACCGGTCTGCTGCTGGGCATCCTGCTATCCCGAACCGTCAGCGGCGTGGTGGGCGAAGCCTTCGGCTGGCGCGTGATGTATCAACTGGCTGCCGTCAGCATCGCCTTTATCGGGGTGGTAATGTGGGCCGTGTTACCGCGCTTTACAATTCACTCCACGCTCAGCTACCCAGCCCTGATGCGCTCAATGGAACACCTGTGGCGTCGCTATCCGGCCCTGCGCCGTGCAGCACTGGCTCAGGGTTTTCTGTCCATTTCATTTAGCGCGTTCTGGTCAACGCTGGCAGTGATGCTGTTGGAACGGTATCACCTCGGTAGCGCAGTCGCAGGTGGATTTGGTGTCGCAGGAGCCGCAGGCGCGCTTGCCGCCCCGCTGGCAGGAAATCTTGCAGATAAACTCGGTGCAGGCAAAGTCACCCAACTCGGTGCTACGCTGGTGACCGTGTCGTTTGCACTGATGTTCCTGATGCCCGCAGTAGGCACCCACGGGCAGCTCGTTCTGATTGCGATATCAGCCGTCGGTTTTGATCTCGGATTGCAGTCAAGCCTGGTCGCCCATCAAAATCTGGTCTATAGCCTCGAGCCACAGGCTCGTGGGCGACTTAATGCGCTACTGTTTACCGTGGTCTTTATTGGGATGGCACTCGGTTCGGCGCTGGGGAGCAAAGTGTACGCCGTGGCAGGCTGGCAAGGCGTCGTGGCCCTGGCTACTGTCTGTGGGGCAATAGCACTCATTATTCGCCTGATAGAAAATGCCCGAGTGATGGCTATGCAAGTACAAAATCTTTAA
- a CDS encoding Transcriptional regulator, LysR family, producing the protein MRTFVRIVESGSLSGAARQMETTQATVSRRLQSLETLLGVRLLLRTTHATKLTDDGERCYQHARKVIDSWLALEDEVGQSEDEPVGTLRVRAPHAFGQEQLLVPLSQFLTRYPQLSVDWMLNDRTADFLSDNIDCAIRVGAEIDPNTVSVLLAEVPRCVVAAPSLLAQYTAPETPEDLCAFPWIALKSFYHQHIELFEGMSEPPKRIAISPRLSTDSLYVTRNMALSGLGLAVVSSWTVEEDIREGRLIHVLPGWQPAALPVHLVYPWSRYYPARLRRFLEMMREVMPQIAGMRKPIP; encoded by the coding sequence ATGCGGACCTTTGTACGCATCGTGGAATCAGGATCGCTTTCTGGTGCCGCCCGACAGATGGAAACAACCCAGGCGACCGTCAGCCGACGGTTACAATCACTGGAAACACTTCTCGGCGTGCGATTATTGTTGCGTACCACACATGCGACGAAGCTCACTGATGATGGCGAACGCTGTTATCAGCACGCCAGAAAGGTGATCGACAGCTGGCTGGCGCTTGAGGATGAAGTAGGGCAATCCGAGGATGAACCGGTCGGCACTCTTCGTGTGAGAGCGCCTCATGCTTTTGGTCAGGAGCAGCTTTTGGTGCCATTGAGCCAATTTTTAACCCGCTATCCGCAGCTGTCCGTTGACTGGATGCTCAATGACAGAACCGCTGATTTTCTGAGTGATAATATTGATTGCGCGATCCGGGTGGGCGCGGAGATTGATCCAAATACGGTTTCGGTTTTGCTGGCCGAAGTCCCGCGCTGCGTTGTTGCGGCACCTTCTCTGTTGGCACAGTACACCGCGCCGGAGACACCTGAGGATCTTTGCGCATTCCCGTGGATAGCGCTCAAAAGTTTTTATCATCAGCATATCGAACTGTTTGAGGGGATGTCTGAGCCACCAAAACGCATTGCTATCTCCCCGCGTCTGAGCACCGACAGCCTGTATGTTACACGCAACATGGCGCTGAGCGGATTAGGCCTGGCGGTAGTATCAAGCTGGACGGTTGAAGAGGATATTCGTGAGGGGAGGCTAATTCATGTGTTGCCGGGCTGGCAACCGGCTGCGCTTCCGGTTCATTTGGTTTATCCGTGGTCGCGTTATTATCCGGCACGCTTAAGACGTTTTCTGGAAATGATGCGTGAAGTCATGCCGCAAATAGCCGGAATGCGCAAACCCATCCCGTAA
- a CDS encoding ribonuclease E: MKRMLINATQQEELRVALVDGQRLYDLDIESPGHEQKKANIYKGKITRIEPSLEAAFVDYGAERHGFLPLKEIAREYFPANYNSHGRPNIKDVLREGQEVIVQIDKEERGNKGAALTTFISLAGSYLVLMPNNPRAGGISRRIEGDDRTELKEALASLELPDGMGLIVRTAGVGKSAEALQWDLGFRLKHWEAIQKAAENRPAPFLIHQESNVIVRAFRDYLRQDIGEILIDNPKVLELARQHIAALGRPDFTSKIKLYTGEIPLFSHYQIESQIESAFQREVRLPSGGSIVIDSTEALTAIDINSARATRGGDIEETAFNTNLEAADEIARQLRLRDLGGLIVIDFIDMTPVRHQRAVENRLREAVRQDRARIQISHISRFGLLEMSRQRLSPSLGESSHHVCPRCSGTGTVRDNESLSLSILRLIEEEALKENTKEVHAIVPVPIASYLLNEKREAVSAVETRQGGVRCIIVPNDQMQTPHYSVLRVRKGEETSTLSYLLPKLHEEEMAMPSDAEPAERKLPEQPALATFIMPEAPPAPALEQAPAKSAVQKPAAEANATPSEPGLLSRFFGALKKMFASEEPQPEQPKVAPKEEKQERPQDRRKRQNNRRDRNDRNDRNDRRDNRDNRDNRDNRSDNNEGRETREDNRRNRREKPQQQKVEDREIRQTAGDESENTRQRDDQQQPRRERNRRRNDDKRQAQQEAKVVNTEAPVEQDAEQEERVQVMPRRKQRQLSQKVRFQTEQSEVIAPVVEPVVETAQNTQLAKLDLPAVVEATPEHDDNGEARDNNGMPRRSRRSPRHLRVSGQRRRRYRDERYPTQSPMPLTVACASPELASGKVFIRYPIARPQEQQFEEQNVAPEAIEPIVAAPVEVAEAAAVVVEETQQVVAEPQPVVESAPVIEPQPVVETAEIETTHPEVIAAPVDEQPQFIAQEDTVVAEQVAEEAQPAEAVVEEEVVTEAVVEQPVEVTPEPQAPTPAPVVKPEPVVAAVVEHHYATAPMTRAPAPEYVPEAPRHSDWVRPAFDFDGRGSAGGHSATHQATAPATRPQPAE, encoded by the coding sequence ATGAAAAGAATGTTAATCAACGCAACTCAGCAAGAAGAGTTGCGTGTCGCCCTTGTGGATGGGCAGCGTCTGTACGATCTGGATATCGAAAGTCCTGGACACGAACAGAAAAAAGCGAACATTTACAAAGGCAAAATCACCCGCATTGAACCAAGCCTTGAGGCCGCATTCGTCGATTACGGCGCTGAGCGTCACGGTTTCCTTCCTCTGAAAGAGATTGCCCGCGAATACTTCCCTGCCAATTACAACTCCCACGGTCGTCCGAACATCAAAGATGTGCTGCGCGAAGGCCAGGAAGTTATCGTTCAGATTGATAAAGAAGAACGCGGCAACAAAGGCGCTGCGCTGACCACCTTTATCAGTCTGGCAGGCAGCTATCTGGTTCTGATGCCGAACAACCCGCGTGCGGGCGGTATCTCCCGCCGTATCGAAGGCGACGACCGTACCGAGCTGAAAGAAGCGCTGGCGAGCCTGGAACTGCCTGATGGCATGGGCCTCATCGTGCGTACCGCAGGCGTTGGCAAATCTGCCGAAGCGCTGCAGTGGGACCTGGGTTTCCGTCTGAAGCACTGGGAAGCCATCCAGAAAGCAGCAGAAAACCGCCCGGCGCCATTCCTGATCCACCAGGAAAGTAACGTCATTGTACGTGCGTTCCGTGACTACCTGCGCCAGGACATCGGCGAGATCCTGATCGATAACCCGAAAGTGCTTGAGCTGGCTCGCCAGCACATCGCAGCGTTGGGTCGTCCGGATTTCACCAGCAAAATTAAACTGTACACCGGTGAAATCCCGCTGTTCAGCCACTATCAGATTGAATCTCAGATCGAATCCGCCTTCCAGCGTGAAGTGCGCCTGCCTTCTGGCGGTTCTATCGTTATCGACTCCACCGAAGCGCTGACCGCTATCGACATCAACTCCGCACGCGCAACTCGCGGCGGCGATATCGAAGAAACGGCCTTCAATACCAACCTTGAAGCTGCAGATGAAATTGCCCGTCAACTTCGTCTGCGCGACCTGGGCGGCCTGATCGTTATCGACTTCATCGACATGACTCCGGTTCGCCATCAGCGCGCCGTGGAAAACCGTCTGCGTGAAGCCGTTCGTCAGGATCGTGCACGTATCCAGATCAGCCATATTTCTCGCTTTGGCCTGCTGGAAATGTCGCGTCAGCGCCTGAGCCCGTCACTGGGTGAATCAAGCCATCACGTCTGCCCTCGCTGTAGCGGTACGGGTACCGTGCGTGACAATGAATCTCTCTCTCTCTCCATTCTGCGTCTCATCGAAGAAGAAGCGCTGAAAGAGAATACCAAAGAGGTTCACGCGATTGTTCCAGTACCTATTGCCTCCTATCTGCTGAACGAAAAACGTGAAGCGGTTAGCGCCGTTGAAACGCGTCAGGGCGGCGTGCGCTGCATCATCGTGCCAAACGATCAGATGCAAACCCCGCACTACTCTGTCCTGCGCGTGCGCAAAGGCGAAGAGACCAGCACCCTGAGCTACCTGCTGCCGAAACTGCATGAAGAAGAGATGGCAATGCCGTCTGATGCAGAGCCTGCCGAGCGCAAACTGCCTGAACAGCCGGCGCTGGCGACTTTCATCATGCCAGAAGCGCCTCCGGCTCCTGCCCTGGAACAAGCACCAGCGAAATCTGCTGTGCAGAAACCTGCGGCAGAAGCTAACGCTACACCGTCTGAACCTGGCTTGCTGAGCCGTTTCTTCGGCGCACTGAAGAAAATGTTCGCCAGCGAAGAACCTCAACCGGAACAACCTAAAGTTGCGCCGAAGGAAGAGAAGCAAGAGCGTCCGCAGGATCGTCGTAAACGTCAGAACAACCGTCGCGATCGTAATGACCGTAACGATCGTAACGATCGCCGCGATAATCGTGACAACCGCGATAATCGCGATAACCGTTCAGACAATAACGAAGGTCGCGAGACCCGCGAAGACAACCGTCGCAACCGTCGCGAGAAGCCACAGCAGCAAAAAGTGGAAGATCGTGAAATCCGCCAGACAGCGGGCGATGAGTCTGAAAACACCAGACAGCGTGACGACCAGCAGCAGCCGCGTCGCGAACGTAACCGCCGTCGCAATGACGATAAACGTCAGGCGCAGCAGGAAGCGAAAGTTGTTAACACCGAAGCGCCGGTTGAGCAAGATGCTGAGCAGGAAGAACGCGTCCAGGTCATGCCGCGCCGTAAGCAGCGTCAACTGTCGCAGAAAGTTCGTTTCCAGACTGAGCAGTCTGAGGTTATCGCCCCTGTTGTTGAACCGGTTGTTGAAACCGCCCAGAACACACAGCTGGCAAAACTGGATCTGCCTGCAGTTGTTGAAGCGACTCCTGAGCACGATGACAACGGTGAAGCACGTGATAACAACGGTATGCCACGTCGCTCCCGTCGCTCTCCGCGCCACCTGCGCGTGAGCGGTCAGCGTCGTCGTCGCTATCGTGACGAGCGTTACCCAACTCAGTCTCCGATGCCTCTGACCGTGGCCTGTGCGTCACCAGAATTGGCCTCCGGTAAAGTCTTTATCCGCTATCCGATTGCACGTCCTCAGGAACAGCAGTTTGAAGAGCAAAACGTGGCCCCTGAAGCCATTGAGCCAATCGTTGCTGCTCCAGTTGAAGTGGCTGAAGCTGCCGCCGTTGTGGTTGAAGAGACACAGCAGGTCGTTGCTGAACCTCAGCCGGTTGTAGAGTCTGCGCCAGTTATCGAGCCTCAGCCGGTTGTTGAAACCGCTGAAATCGAAACCACGCATCCGGAAGTGATTGCTGCGCCGGTAGACGAACAGCCGCAGTTCATCGCCCAGGAAGATACCGTGGTGGCTGAACAGGTTGCAGAAGAAGCTCAGCCCGCTGAAGCAGTGGTAGAAGAAGAAGTTGTCACAGAAGCGGTTGTTGAACAGCCTGTTGAAGTGACTCCTGAGCCACAAGCACCGACTCCAGCCCCGGTTGTAAAACCAGAGCCTGTTGTTGCCGCAGTGGTTGAACATCACTATGCGACTGCACCGATGACGCGTGCTCCAGCACCGGAATACGTACCAGAAGCGCCACGTCATAGTGACTGGGTGCGCCCTGCGTTCGATTTCGATGGCCGTGGTTCTGCGGGTGGTCATAGCGCCACTCACCAGGCAACCGCTCCGGCGACACGCCCACAGCCAGCTGAATAA
- a CDS encoding pseudouridine synthase, RluA family, whose amino-acid sequence MIGLITAKSIAREEHCPDESKYKHRKMSGANADRYLESPTMKTETPSVKMVAIADDDAGQRIDNFLRTQLKGVPKSMIYRILRKGEVRVNKKRVKPEYKLEAGDEVRIPPVRVAEREEEAVSPHLHKVAALTDAILYEDDHILVLNKPSGTAVHGGSGLSFGVIEGLRALRPEARFLELVHRLDRDTSGVLLVAKKRSALRSLHEQLREKGMQKDYLALVRGQWQSHVKVVQAPLLKNILQSGERIVRVNSEGKPSETRFKVEERYEFATLVRCSPVTGRTHQIRVHTQHAGHPIAFDDRYGDREFDKQLVKTGLSRLFLHAAALKFTHPGTGEIMRVEAPLDDQLKRCLKVLRG is encoded by the coding sequence ATGATTGGTTTAATAACCGCCAAATCGATTGCGCGCGAAGAACACTGCCCGGATGAAAGTAAATATAAGCATAGAAAAATGAGTGGCGCTAATGCGGATCGATATTTAGAATCGCCAACCATGAAAACAGAGACTCCATCCGTAAAAATGGTTGCTATCGCTGATGACGACGCGGGGCAACGAATCGACAATTTTTTGCGCACTCAGCTGAAAGGCGTGCCAAAAAGTATGATTTATCGCATCTTGCGTAAGGGCGAGGTGCGGGTGAACAAAAAACGCGTCAAACCTGAGTACAAACTGGAAGCGGGCGATGAAGTGCGTATTCCGCCAGTGCGTGTCGCCGAACGTGAAGAAGAGGCTGTTTCGCCGCATCTGCATAAAGTGGCGGCGCTGACTGACGCTATTCTGTATGAGGACGATCATATCCTCGTGCTGAATAAACCCTCTGGTACAGCAGTACATGGTGGCAGCGGTTTAAGTTTTGGCGTAATCGAAGGTCTGCGCGCGTTGCGCCCGGAAGCGCGTTTCCTTGAGCTCGTTCACCGTCTGGACCGCGACACCTCCGGCGTGCTGCTGGTGGCGAAAAAACGCTCTGCTTTGCGTTCGTTGCATGAACAGCTGCGCGAGAAAGGGATGCAGAAAGACTATCTGGCGCTGGTACGAGGCCAGTGGCAATCCCATGTCAAAGTGGTGCAGGCGCCTCTGCTGAAAAATATTCTGCAAAGCGGTGAGCGCATCGTGCGCGTTAATAGCGAAGGCAAGCCGTCAGAAACTCGCTTCAAGGTTGAAGAACGCTATGAGTTTGCCACGCTGGTGCGCTGTAGCCCGGTTACCGGACGCACGCATCAGATTCGTGTGCATACGCAACATGCCGGACATCCGATTGCGTTTGATGACCGCTATGGCGATCGTGAATTTGACAAGCAGTTGGTTAAAACGGGGCTGTCTCGCCTGTTCCTGCACGCCGCTGCGCTGAAGTTTACCCATCCTGGCACGGGTGAAATCATGCGCGTCGAAGCGCCGCTGGATGACCAGTTGAAGCGCTGTCTGAAAGTCCTGCGCGGCTAA
- a CDS encoding Maf,YceF,YhdE family protein, with protein MPNLVLASTSPYRRALLEKLGVPFECAAPVTDETPQPAESPRHLVLRLAQEKAQSLAERYPHHLIIGSDQVCVLDGEITGKPHTEENARLQLMKARGSIVTFYTGLALYNSATGHLQTECEPFDVHFRHLSEQEIEDYVRKERPLNCAGSFKSEGLGIALFEKLDGRDPNTLVGLPLIALCQMLRREHCNPLSA; from the coding sequence ATGCCAAATCTCGTGCTTGCTTCCACTTCACCCTACCGCCGTGCGTTGCTTGAAAAGTTAGGCGTGCCATTTGAATGCGCCGCGCCTGTCACTGACGAAACGCCGCAACCTGCTGAATCTCCTCGCCATCTGGTGCTACGTCTGGCGCAAGAGAAAGCACAAAGCCTTGCCGAACGTTATCCACATCACCTGATTATAGGCTCCGATCAGGTTTGCGTGCTGGACGGGGAAATTACGGGAAAACCGCATACCGAAGAGAACGCGCGTCTGCAATTAATGAAAGCACGTGGCTCGATCGTCACCTTTTACACGGGCCTCGCGCTCTACAACTCCGCTACAGGCCATCTGCAAACCGAATGCGAACCTTTTGACGTTCACTTCCGTCATTTGAGCGAGCAGGAGATTGAGGATTACGTGCGTAAAGAGCGCCCGCTTAACTGTGCAGGGAGCTTTAAAAGCGAGGGGTTGGGGATTGCATTGTTTGAGAAACTGGACGGGCGCGACCCGAATACGCTGGTCGGCCTGCCGCTGATTGCGCTGTGCCAGATGCTGAGGCGCGAACACTGTAATCCGCTTTCTGCATGA
- a CDS encoding protein, clustered with ribosomal protein L32p, translated as MQKVKLPLTLDPVRTAQKRLDYDGIYTADQVERIAEFVVSVDTDVECSMSFAIDNQRLAVLTGDAKATVTLECQRCGKPFTRHVHTTYCFSPVRSDEQAEALPEAYEPIEVNEFGEIDLLALVEDEIILALPVVPVHDSEHCEVSDADMVFGELPDEAQKPNPFAVLASLKRK; from the coding sequence ATGCAAAAGGTAAAATTACCCCTGACTCTTGACCCGGTTCGTACGGCTCAAAAACGCCTCGATTATGACGGTATCTATACCGCCGATCAGGTCGAACGTATCGCCGAGTTTGTGGTCAGTGTGGATACTGATGTGGAATGCTCCATGTCGTTCGCTATCGATAACCAGCGCCTTGCCGTTTTAACCGGTGATGCAAAGGCCACGGTAACGCTCGAATGCCAGCGTTGCGGGAAACCGTTCACCCGTCATGTTCACACAACGTATTGTTTCAGTCCGGTTCGTTCAGACGAGCAGGCTGAGGCACTCCCGGAAGCGTATGAGCCGATTGAGGTTAACGAATTCGGTGAAATCGATCTGCTTGCATTGGTTGAAGATGAGATCATCCTCGCCTTGCCGGTAGTTCCGGTGCATGATTCTGAACACTGTGAAGTGTCCGACGCGGACATGGTCTTTGGTGAATTGCCTGATGAAGCGCAAAAACCAAACCCATTTGCCGTATTAGCCAGCTTAAAGCGTAAGTAA